The following is a genomic window from Marinococcus sp. PL1-022.
CATGGAGCTTTACATTCGTATTGCGATTGAACTGCATCTAAAACGGCTGATTGTCGGCGGTATGGAAAAAGTCTATGAAATTGGCCGCGTCTTCCGTAATGAAGGTATTTCCACCCGTCATAATCCCGAATTTACCATGATGGAATTGTATGAAGCTTTTGGAGACTATGAAGATATTATGGATCTGACCGAAAGCCTGATCGTACAGATTGCTGAAGATGTGCTTGGGGGCACCACCCTGCAATACGGAGAAGAGCAGATTGAACTTGGCAATCAGTGGAAAAGAATGCATATTGTAGATGCTGTCAAAGAAGAAACCGGTGTAGATTTCTGGCAGGAAATGAGTGACGAAGAAGCGAGAGCACTGGCTAAAGAACATAATGTGCCAATTCGGGAAACGATGTCCTTTGGCCATGTGGTTAACGAATTCTTTGAGCACTTTGTTGAAGAAAAACTAATTCAGCCTACATTTGTGTACGGTCATCCACTCGCCATTTCTCCGCTTGCAAAGAAAAATGAAAAAGATCCCAGATTTACAGACCGCTTTGAGTTATTTATTGTAGGGCGTGAACATGCGAACGCCTTTAGTGAGTTAAACGATCCTGTGGATCAGCGGGAGCGGTTTGAAAAACAGGTGGAAGAAAGAGAAGCTGGAGACGAAGAAGCTCACATGATGGACTATGATTACCTTGAAGCAATGGAATATGGACTTCCCCCAACGGGAGGACTCGGGATAGGTATTGACCGTCTGGTGATGCTGCTTACAAACTCTGCTTCTATCAGAGACGTGCTTTTGTTTCCACAAATGCGGAGCCAGGCTTCACGCGAAGAGTAGAAAGCTTTCTGCCGGCTTTCTGATTTGAAAGCCGGCAATTATATAAAAAAATTAAAAGAAAATATAAAAATGGGTTGCGTACAAATAAGAAACGATGATATATTATTTTTTGTCGCCGTAAAGAGAGCGGCGGGCTGCTCAGACA
Proteins encoded in this region:
- the lysS gene encoding lysine--tRNA ligase, whose amino-acid sequence is MSQDQELNDQFRVRREKREALINEGKNPFGERFARTYDSKTMHREFDAFSKEELSEKNTDITIAGRMVTKRGKGKAGFAHLQDLEGQVQIYVRKDEVGDEAYEGFKDMDIGDIVGVRGRAFKTNVGELSVRATEVTLLTKALRPLPDKYHGLQDIEQRYRQRYLDLIANPEVKDTFIMRSKIIQSMRNHLNRQGFLEVETPMLHTIPGGASARPFVTHHNALDMELYIRIAIELHLKRLIVGGMEKVYEIGRVFRNEGISTRHNPEFTMMELYEAFGDYEDIMDLTESLIVQIAEDVLGGTTLQYGEEQIELGNQWKRMHIVDAVKEETGVDFWQEMSDEEARALAKEHNVPIRETMSFGHVVNEFFEHFVEEKLIQPTFVYGHPLAISPLAKKNEKDPRFTDRFELFIVGREHANAFSELNDPVDQRERFEKQVEEREAGDEEAHMMDYDYLEAMEYGLPPTGGLGIGIDRLVMLLTNSASIRDVLLFPQMRSQASREE